In Alkalihalobacterium alkalinitrilicum, a genomic segment contains:
- a CDS encoding PolC-type DNA polymerase III: MFWKKKLMHYQLDQQPSLDTPLRDLSFTVFDTETTGFAVGGKDRVIEIGAVQVAELMVTDNQFQTYVNPERDIPPKITELTGIEQHFVDQAPSSLEAIESFFQFIEKSKSGGWVGHYLSFDVMVIRKELQRAKYTFEQPLYIDTLDMIGYLCPSWDMRDLEQYARSFGTNMYDRHSAIGDALTTAHLFVELLRLLEDRGKTTLADLVQVTDANNRNRVLQF, encoded by the coding sequence ATGTTCTGGAAAAAAAAATTAATGCACTATCAACTAGACCAGCAACCCTCTTTGGATACTCCGTTACGCGATTTATCATTTACCGTGTTTGATACGGAAACAACAGGATTTGCTGTTGGTGGAAAAGATCGTGTGATTGAAATTGGAGCGGTACAAGTAGCAGAACTGATGGTAACCGACAATCAGTTTCAGACGTATGTGAATCCAGAAAGAGACATTCCACCTAAAATTACCGAACTGACAGGAATTGAACAACACTTCGTCGATCAAGCCCCCTCTTCACTAGAAGCAATCGAGTCTTTTTTTCAGTTTATCGAAAAGTCAAAAAGTGGGGGATGGGTTGGCCATTATTTAAGTTTTGATGTGATGGTCATTCGCAAAGAACTGCAACGAGCGAAATACACGTTTGAACAACCACTCTATATCGATACTCTTGATATGATCGGATATTTATGTCCGTCTTGGGATATGCGTGATTTAGAACAATACGCTAGGTCATTCGGAACAAACATGTACGATCGCCACAGTGCCATTGGAGATGCCTTAACAACCGCTCATCTCTTTGTTGAACTACTCCGCCTTCTTGAAGACCGAGGAAAGACAACTCTCGCAGACTTAGTTCAAGTGACAGATGCGAACAACCGCAACCGAGTTCTCCAATTTTAA
- the spoIIID gene encoding sporulation transcriptional regulator SpoIIID, whose product MHDYIKERTIKIGRYIVETRKTVRTIAKEFGVSKSTVHKDLTERLPEINQELANEVKEILEYHKSIRHLRGGEATKVKYKKTDLPNEKVVKTQN is encoded by the coding sequence GTGCACGATTACATCAAAGAACGTACTATCAAGATAGGTAGGTACATCGTCGAGACGAGGAAAACAGTCCGCACGATCGCAAAAGAATTTGGCGTTTCCAAGAGTACCGTACACAAAGACTTAACCGAACGATTACCTGAAATCAATCAAGAGTTGGCAAACGAAGTAAAAGAAATTCTCGAATATCATAAGTCGATACGCCATTTACGCGGTGGTGAAGCAACGAAAGTGAAATATAAGAAAACCGACCTACCGAACGAAAAAGTAGTAAAAACACAAAATTGA
- a CDS encoding rod shape-determining protein encodes MFGRDIGIDLGTANVLIYVKGSGIVLNEPSVVALETTTGRVLAVGEEAFRMVGRTPGNIVALRPMKDGVIANFELTESMLKHFLSKINVKSFFSKPRILICCPTEITSVEQKAIREAAEKSGGKNVYLEEEPKVAAIGAGMDIFQPSGNMVVDIGGGTTDVAVLSMGDIVTASSIKIAGDKFDHDILHYIKKKYKLLIGERTAEEIKKQVATVFPGARKEELDIRGRDMVSGLPRTITVYSEEIQDALIESVSYIVQAAKSVLEKTPPELSADIIDRGVILTGGGALLHGIDQLLAEELKVPIFIAEEPMHCVAKGTGILLENLDKMSSKKVRL; translated from the coding sequence ATGTTCGGACGGGATATAGGGATTGATTTAGGTACAGCAAATGTTCTGATCTATGTCAAAGGAAGTGGAATTGTATTAAATGAGCCGTCTGTTGTTGCACTAGAAACAACAACGGGGAGAGTTCTTGCTGTAGGGGAAGAAGCGTTTCGAATGGTCGGACGAACACCAGGAAATATCGTTGCTTTACGTCCCATGAAAGATGGGGTTATCGCCAATTTCGAACTCACAGAATCAATGCTAAAACACTTCTTAAGTAAAATTAATGTAAAAAGTTTTTTCTCGAAGCCGAGAATTTTAATTTGTTGTCCTACAGAAATAACATCTGTAGAACAAAAAGCAATTCGAGAAGCTGCTGAGAAAAGTGGTGGAAAAAACGTTTACTTAGAGGAGGAGCCGAAAGTAGCTGCGATAGGAGCTGGAATGGATATTTTTCAACCGAGCGGTAACATGGTCGTAGACATAGGCGGTGGAACAACAGATGTTGCTGTTCTTTCAATGGGTGATATCGTCACCGCCTCTTCTATAAAAATAGCTGGGGATAAGTTTGATCATGATATTCTCCACTATATTAAAAAGAAGTACAAGCTCCTTATCGGAGAACGGACGGCTGAAGAAATTAAGAAGCAAGTTGCAACGGTATTTCCAGGTGCTCGTAAAGAAGAATTGGACATCCGCGGACGTGATATGGTAAGTGGACTTCCACGAACCATTACAGTCTATTCAGAAGAAATTCAAGATGCACTGATTGAATCCGTTTCCTATATTGTACAAGCTGCTAAATCTGTTCTTGAAAAAACTCCACCAGAACTATCAGCCGACATTATTGATCGAGGTGTTATTTTAACTGGTGGTGGCGCATTGCTACATGGAATTGATCAGCTGTTAGCAGAAGAGCTTAAAGTTCCTATATTTATTGCTGAAGAGCCGATGCATTGTGTAGCCAAAGGAACAGGAATTCTTTTAGAAAACTTAGATAAAATGTCTAGTAAAAAAGTTCGCCTATAA
- a CDS encoding flagellar hook-basal body protein: MLRGIYGSAAAMIAQQQRQEMLTNNLANVNTPGFKADQASLRSFPNMLIQAMDTSNLKPGTSHYVGSLATGSYLQERTPNFLQGDLQQTDNNTDLALLQGTVPVNEDGRQGALFFTTQNGDGEVRYTRNGNLAVNGQGFLVNSQGFYMLNTAGQPIQVGNEGFSVDREGFVFTDDDVPVGQMLVVLAEDPMLLVKEADGLLRLTEGGALPTAIGNGQVTYQIQQGFIERSNVDSSQTMTEMMSAYRSFEANQKVLQAYDRSLEKAVNEVGRIG, from the coding sequence ATGCTTCGCGGAATTTATGGTTCAGCTGCAGCAATGATTGCCCAACAACAGCGTCAAGAAATGTTAACGAATAATTTAGCGAATGTGAATACGCCAGGATTTAAAGCAGACCAAGCGTCATTACGTTCATTTCCCAATATGCTTATTCAAGCAATGGACACGTCAAACTTAAAACCAGGTACGAGTCATTATGTAGGGTCGTTAGCGACGGGTTCTTATTTACAAGAGCGAACACCGAACTTTTTACAAGGTGATTTACAACAAACCGACAACAACACCGACCTTGCGCTTCTTCAAGGAACAGTGCCCGTAAATGAGGACGGCAGACAAGGAGCTCTATTTTTTACTACTCAAAATGGTGACGGTGAAGTACGGTATACTCGTAACGGAAATTTAGCGGTAAATGGGCAAGGTTTCCTCGTCAATAGCCAAGGGTTTTATATGCTGAATACGGCAGGACAGCCGATTCAAGTAGGGAATGAAGGGTTCAGTGTCGATCGTGAAGGTTTTGTATTTACAGACGATGATGTTCCTGTAGGGCAAATGCTAGTCGTTCTTGCTGAAGACCCAATGCTTCTTGTAAAAGAAGCAGACGGGTTATTACGATTGACTGAAGGTGGAGCGCTGCCAACAGCAATTGGAAATGGACAAGTGACGTATCAAATTCAACAAGGCTTTATTGAACGATCAAACGTAGATTCGTCTCAAACGATGACGGAAATGATGAGTGCTTATCGTTCGTTTGAGGCCAATCAAAAAGTATTACAAGCATACGACCGTAGCTTAGAAAAAGCGGTCAATGAAGTTGGAAGAATTGGCTAA
- a CDS encoding flagellar hook-basal body protein, which yields MNTSMMTASVTMGQLQKQMDTIAHNLANTNTTGFKRREATFSDLLFQQVNNQMVPSMETGRLTPNGIRVGAGAKIGQTALRTEQGSIQTTDRPLDLAIQNPNHFFQVEVRNDDQSEVRYTRDGAYYFSQNPDNPNVLNIVTGQGHFLLGPNGPVTVPADHSEVQIDENGVISVILRDGTTVGAGRLELVNVQRPQILEQLGGNLFGLPNNLIEQGYVPADILGVIPAGQVSVRQGALEMSNVDMGREMSEMILAQRSYQFNARSISMADQMMGLVNSIR from the coding sequence ATGAACACATCGATGATGACGGCGTCAGTAACAATGGGACAATTGCAAAAGCAAATGGATACAATCGCTCATAATTTAGCGAATACGAATACGACGGGGTTTAAACGTCGTGAAGCTACTTTTTCTGATTTATTATTCCAACAAGTCAACAATCAGATGGTGCCTTCCATGGAAACAGGACGTCTCACACCGAATGGAATTCGTGTAGGAGCTGGAGCGAAGATTGGACAAACGGCTTTACGTACGGAACAAGGTTCAATCCAAACAACGGATCGACCTCTAGACCTTGCTATTCAAAATCCTAACCATTTCTTCCAAGTAGAAGTGCGGAATGATGATCAATCAGAAGTGCGTTACACGAGGGACGGGGCATACTACTTTTCACAAAATCCAGATAACCCAAATGTGTTAAATATCGTTACAGGTCAAGGCCATTTTCTTCTTGGTCCCAATGGCCCAGTAACTGTACCAGCCGACCACTCAGAAGTGCAAATTGATGAAAATGGTGTCATCTCTGTTATACTTAGAGATGGAACAACGGTTGGAGCAGGACGGTTAGAATTGGTCAATGTCCAACGACCACAAATCCTTGAACAATTAGGGGGAAATTTATTTGGGCTTCCGAATAACTTGATCGAGCAAGGATATGTACCTGCAGATATATTAGGAGTTATCCCAGCTGGACAAGTTAGTGTACGACAAGGGGCTTTAGAAATGTCTAACGTTGATATGGGTAGAGAAATGTCAGAAATGATTTTGGCGCAACGTTCGTATCAATTTAATGCCCGCTCAATTTCAATGGCAGACCAAATGATGGGCTTAGTAAACTCCATCCGTTAA
- a CDS encoding DNA-directed RNA polymerase subunit beta, whose product MNKFGNPTILGMTGQGEVMDKRDVAQHKLNNEHEPHSESDTSQVTETDETVQESASEQESKEESAVDHQVDEETKVFTPVESQTHERADDLVAEHQEDDVTKRYDAVDGTSLETSKLDAASASESDEAESDDTKVFESTDKSTSETLEEESSSVDLSQDTIVHGAPLASSTEAQSSSSENDENATNTEEGKKDTREERNKNRKKRKKERIRIVPIWLRLFIVILLCGVSLVAGLMVGFGVIGNGTPTEILQRETWEHIYSIISGAE is encoded by the coding sequence TTGAACAAATTCGGCAACCCTACGATACTAGGTATGACAGGACAGGGAGAAGTTATGGATAAGCGCGATGTAGCACAACATAAACTTAATAACGAACACGAACCACATTCAGAATCAGACACGAGTCAAGTCACTGAAACAGACGAAACCGTACAGGAGTCTGCATCTGAACAGGAGAGTAAAGAGGAATCCGCAGTGGACCATCAAGTGGATGAAGAAACGAAAGTCTTTACACCTGTGGAATCACAAACGCACGAGCGTGCAGATGATCTAGTAGCTGAACATCAAGAAGACGATGTGACAAAGAGGTACGACGCAGTCGACGGCACATCACTGGAAACAAGTAAGCTCGATGCTGCATCAGCAAGCGAAAGCGATGAGGCAGAGTCAGATGATACAAAGGTCTTTGAATCTACTGACAAATCAACTTCCGAAACACTAGAAGAAGAGAGCTCTTCTGTAGACTTGAGTCAAGACACGATCGTTCATGGTGCACCTTTGGCTTCTTCCACCGAAGCACAGTCGAGTTCAAGTGAAAACGATGAAAACGCTACTAACACGGAAGAAGGAAAAAAGGATACTCGTGAAGAACGGAATAAAAATCGAAAAAAGCGAAAGAAAGAACGAATTCGCATAGTTCCTATCTGGCTACGTTTATTCATTGTGATTTTATTATGTGGTGTAAGTTTGGTAGCTGGTTTAATGGTTGGTTTTGGAGTGATCGGAAACGGGACACCTACGGAAATCCTGCAACGAGAAACGTGGGAACATATATATAGTATCATCAGCGGTGCCGAGTAA
- a CDS encoding DoxX family membrane protein translates to MKIMKNVRFLSFLFVLMRILFGVGWLLAGVTKITEKFWFKEPGLFLKDYLIISLQNSHVPTFYKSFIENIALEHVMVLNYVIPIVQIILGIFLIAGLFTIPSILTCLFMHINFILSGNMNLMSLILYTSAFSLIIFRSDVYHLSLDKYFNLYTLLTLNRYKREKNVSMPYNKEKLFINS, encoded by the coding sequence ATGAAAATAATGAAAAATGTAAGATTCCTTTCATTTCTTTTTGTTTTAATGCGTATTCTTTTTGGAGTAGGTTGGTTATTGGCAGGTGTGACCAAAATTACCGAAAAGTTTTGGTTTAAAGAACCAGGTTTATTTTTGAAGGATTATCTAATAATTTCATTACAAAATTCCCATGTCCCAACCTTTTATAAGAGTTTCATAGAGAATATAGCTTTAGAGCATGTGATGGTTTTGAATTATGTTATCCCAATTGTCCAAATTATACTTGGCATATTCCTTATAGCAGGTTTATTTACCATACCTTCTATCCTTACTTGTCTCTTTATGCACATTAATTTTATTCTTTCTGGAAATATGAACCTAATGAGCCTTATTCTTTATACAAGTGCATTTTCATTAATTATTTTCAGGTCAGATGTATATCACTTAAGTCTCGATAAGTATTTTAATTTATATACTCTGTTGACCTTGAACCGATACAAAAGAGAAAAAAACGTCTCCATGCCATATAATAAAGAAAAACTATTTATTAATTCCTAA
- a CDS encoding IS110 family transposase, translated as MTYTLLNHIQGKNGSQWAKFIRETGTENLLMVAIDAAKYTHKAMICTFYGDILVKPFEFDASLTGLDIVKKHIREEREKYGMKEVVVGIETTGHYYEDLVRRCHKEGYRVRIINAATTDQERQALLNWSKTDNIDLMAIIQSLIHGRGTSSELRSGSIGSLQKLTRARRELVDDRTSTQNLIRMHIDHVFREFQGKSIWDNGKRKHVQPFSKLFGKAPRYMMRHYPHPNDILELGKEGLRELSIRENLKLRDSTIECLLDFAQSSISQPKENVEVDIYLLAQKLDRLELLDNQIKRLEKKIEDLFIETPGAIILAVPGIGVVTGAEFYAEMGDITDFDHALGVRYFHK; from the coding sequence ATGACTTATACATTATTGAACCATATTCAAGGGAAAAACGGAAGTCAGTGGGCAAAGTTTATAAGAGAAACTGGGACTGAAAACCTATTAATGGTGGCAATTGATGCGGCTAAGTATACACATAAAGCAATGATTTGTACGTTCTATGGGGATATATTAGTTAAACCGTTTGAGTTTGATGCGTCTCTAACAGGGTTAGACATAGTTAAAAAGCATATTCGGGAGGAAAGAGAAAAGTATGGTATGAAAGAGGTTGTGGTAGGAATTGAAACCACTGGGCATTATTACGAAGATCTTGTTCGTCGATGTCATAAAGAAGGATACCGTGTCCGAATCATAAATGCAGCGACAACGGACCAAGAAAGGCAAGCTCTCTTAAATTGGTCTAAAACAGATAATATTGATCTCATGGCTATTATACAGTCATTGATCCACGGGAGAGGAACATCTAGTGAGCTACGTTCAGGCAGTATAGGTTCTTTACAAAAATTAACTCGCGCACGCCGTGAATTAGTTGATGACCGGACTTCTACACAGAACTTAATTCGGATGCATATAGACCATGTATTTCGTGAATTCCAAGGAAAAAGTATTTGGGATAATGGAAAGCGAAAACATGTCCAACCCTTCTCTAAATTGTTTGGTAAAGCCCCGCGCTATATGATGAGACATTACCCACACCCTAACGATATTCTAGAACTGGGTAAAGAAGGGTTACGTGAGTTATCTATTCGTGAAAATTTGAAACTGCGTGATAGTACGATTGAATGTTTACTAGATTTTGCACAAAGCTCTATTTCTCAGCCTAAGGAGAATGTAGAGGTTGATATCTATCTTCTTGCTCAAAAATTAGACCGGTTAGAATTATTAGATAATCAAATTAAACGGTTAGAGAAGAAAATTGAAGACCTGTTTATCGAGACCCCTGGCGCTATTATTTTAGCTGTACCTGGAATAGGAGTTGTTACGGGTGCTGAATTCTATGCAGAAATGGGGGATATCACCGATTTTGACCACGCGCTGGGGGTCAGGTACTTTCATAAATAG
- a CDS encoding pyruvate, water dikinase regulatory protein translates to MKKKDIVYVVSDSVGETAELMVKAVASQFNWEDVEIKHISYVEDINDLNNVITAAKYNNSIIAYTIVIPSLKQFLDQKAEETGITAIDLLNPLMDAFIQKFNKDPVRQPRLMRKLDDNYFRRVEAVEFAVKYDDGQDVRGIKHADIVLIGVSRTSKTPLSMYLAHKRFKVANVPLVPEIAPPDELFDIPKNKCVGLIITPDKLNEIRTERLKNLGLTTQANYASLDRILKELDYAEKIMKRVGCPVLNVSNKAIEETADLILAMLKKRGAVLNG, encoded by the coding sequence GTGAAAAAGAAGGATATTGTTTACGTAGTATCTGATTCGGTTGGCGAAACAGCTGAGTTGATGGTAAAAGCCGTTGCATCACAATTTAATTGGGAAGATGTTGAAATTAAGCATATTTCCTACGTAGAGGATATTAACGATCTTAATAATGTCATTACTGCCGCTAAATATAATAATTCCATCATTGCCTATACGATCGTCATACCGTCTTTAAAGCAATTTCTAGACCAGAAGGCAGAGGAAACAGGAATTACGGCGATTGATTTATTAAATCCCCTGATGGATGCATTTATCCAGAAGTTTAATAAAGATCCTGTTCGTCAGCCACGGCTTATGAGGAAATTAGATGATAATTATTTCCGCAGAGTGGAAGCGGTTGAGTTCGCAGTAAAATATGATGATGGACAAGATGTAAGAGGGATTAAGCATGCAGATATTGTGCTAATTGGGGTTTCTAGAACATCCAAGACACCGCTTTCAATGTATTTGGCCCATAAACGATTTAAAGTAGCAAATGTACCTTTAGTCCCAGAAATTGCACCTCCTGATGAACTTTTTGATATTCCGAAAAATAAATGTGTTGGTTTAATAATAACACCAGATAAACTGAATGAAATTCGCACGGAACGACTAAAAAATTTAGGGTTAACAACCCAAGCGAATTATGCGAGTTTGGATCGGATCCTTAAAGAATTAGACTATGCAGAAAAAATTATGAAACGAGTAGGTTGTCCGGTTTTAAATGTCTCAAATAAAGCGATAGAAGAGACGGCGGATTTAATATTAGCGATGTTAAAAAAGAGAGGGGCAGTATTAAATGGATAA
- the ppdK gene encoding pyruvate, phosphate dikinase — MDKFVYMFDEAINKTKELLGGKGANLAEMTRIGLPVPYGFTITTETCNKYYDAGKSISPEMERQVLDALNTLEEKTGKKLGDPSKPLLVSVRSGAVHSMPGMMDTILNLGMNDDTVEGLAKLTDNPRFAYDSYRRFIQMFSDVVLKIDGFYFEQFLEEIREEKGYTSDPEMTAEDWKEVIKGYKEIVTKHSKRAFPEDPKEQLFLSISAVFDSWNNQRALVYRRIQNIPDHLGTAVNIQSMVFGNMGNDSGTGVAFTRNPSTGEAELYGEYLINAQGEDVVAGIRTPQPIATLQDEMPEVYQQFVDTCQLLENHYQDMQDIEFTVERGKLFILQTRTGKRTAQAAIRIAVELVKEQLISKKEAILRVDPDQLNQLLHRRIDDLYERKQLAKGLPASPGAATGQVVFDADEAEKLAKDEIKVILVRPETTPDDIHGIVAAQATITSRGGMTSHAAVVARGMGKACICGCEALKIDLKSKQFKVGDTIVNQGDVISIDGSTGEIFLGEIPMIEPQLSDEFQLLLTWADEERKLGVRANADNPEDAKKALDFGAGGIGLCRTEHMFMDAKRIPTVQEMILAETYQEREDALAKLLPMQQEDFEGIFEAMQGNPVTIRLLDPPLHEFLPDKEELLVEVTKLQITNSNAKELQEKEQLLRKVRQLDEMNPMLGHRGCRLGMTFPEIYVMQAKAIFYAITKLVEKGIAVKPEIMIPLVGHVNELKEMRQLVINAALNIEEETGQKFDYLIGTMIEVPRAALTADQIAEEADFFSFGTNDLTQTTFGYSRDDAEGKFLQAYIENKVLPENPFASLDQDGVGKLVETGVKLGRGIKPGLKTGICGEHGGEKKSIQFCQDVGLDYVSCSPYRVPLARLAAAQANIKHEQKQRELQIQI, encoded by the coding sequence ATGGATAAATTTGTTTATATGTTTGATGAGGCGATCAACAAAACAAAGGAACTTTTAGGAGGCAAGGGAGCTAATTTAGCAGAAATGACTCGAATTGGCTTACCTGTTCCTTATGGTTTTACCATTACGACAGAGACGTGTAATAAATATTATGATGCGGGAAAATCGATTTCACCAGAGATGGAACGTCAAGTTTTAGATGCCCTTAACACCCTTGAAGAAAAAACAGGTAAAAAGCTGGGCGATCCATCCAAACCGCTACTTGTTTCCGTCCGTTCTGGTGCAGTGCATTCGATGCCAGGAATGATGGATACCATTTTAAATCTAGGTATGAATGACGATACTGTCGAAGGTCTAGCAAAGCTAACAGACAATCCACGTTTTGCTTATGACTCTTACCGTAGATTTATTCAAATGTTTAGTGATGTTGTCCTAAAAATAGATGGTTTTTATTTTGAACAATTTTTGGAAGAAATCAGGGAAGAAAAGGGTTACACCTCAGATCCTGAAATGACTGCAGAAGATTGGAAAGAAGTGATCAAAGGATACAAAGAGATTGTAACAAAGCATTCGAAAAGGGCGTTTCCTGAGGATCCAAAGGAGCAGTTATTCCTTTCGATTAGTGCTGTTTTTGATTCATGGAATAATCAGCGTGCTCTCGTATACCGTCGTATTCAGAATATTCCCGATCATCTTGGGACAGCTGTTAATATTCAAAGCATGGTGTTTGGAAATATGGGTAACGATTCTGGGACTGGTGTTGCGTTTACTCGTAATCCTTCTACAGGGGAAGCTGAGCTTTACGGTGAATATTTAATAAATGCTCAGGGAGAGGATGTTGTTGCTGGAATTCGTACCCCGCAACCCATTGCTACCCTTCAAGATGAAATGCCAGAAGTATATCAGCAATTTGTAGATACTTGTCAACTTCTTGAAAACCACTATCAAGACATGCAAGACATTGAGTTTACAGTAGAACGTGGTAAACTATTTATTCTGCAAACACGGACGGGAAAAAGAACCGCTCAAGCAGCCATTAGAATAGCCGTTGAGTTAGTAAAAGAACAACTTATTAGTAAGAAAGAAGCGATCCTGCGTGTTGATCCTGATCAGCTTAACCAGCTGCTTCATCGCCGAATTGATGATTTATATGAACGGAAACAGCTAGCTAAAGGTCTACCAGCTTCTCCAGGGGCTGCAACAGGGCAAGTCGTATTTGATGCCGATGAAGCAGAAAAATTAGCAAAAGACGAAATAAAAGTAATTCTTGTTCGCCCTGAAACGACACCTGACGACATTCATGGAATTGTCGCAGCTCAAGCAACAATTACTAGCCGTGGAGGAATGACAAGTCATGCCGCAGTGGTTGCAAGAGGGATGGGGAAAGCTTGTATATGTGGCTGCGAAGCATTAAAAATTGATTTAAAATCAAAGCAGTTTAAAGTAGGAGATACGATTGTCAACCAAGGTGATGTGATTTCGATTGATGGTTCAACAGGTGAAATCTTCTTAGGTGAGATTCCAATGATCGAGCCACAGCTTTCTGACGAGTTTCAATTGCTACTTACTTGGGCAGATGAGGAAAGAAAACTTGGCGTAAGAGCCAATGCTGACAATCCTGAAGATGCTAAAAAAGCTCTTGACTTTGGAGCAGGTGGGATCGGATTATGCCGTACAGAACATATGTTTATGGACGCCAAGCGAATTCCAACTGTACAAGAAATGATACTTGCAGAAACCTATCAGGAGCGTGAAGATGCGCTAGCGAAGTTATTGCCAATGCAGCAAGAAGATTTTGAAGGAATCTTTGAAGCGATGCAAGGAAACCCTGTAACGATTCGTCTATTAGATCCGCCGCTTCACGAGTTCTTACCGGATAAAGAAGAACTTCTGGTTGAGGTGACAAAACTACAAATCACCAATTCAAATGCTAAGGAATTACAGGAGAAAGAGCAGCTTTTACGAAAAGTACGCCAATTAGATGAAATGAATCCAATGTTAGGTCACCGTGGTTGCCGGTTGGGAATGACTTTTCCAGAGATTTACGTGATGCAAGCGAAAGCAATCTTTTATGCGATTACGAAGCTAGTGGAAAAAGGGATCGCTGTAAAACCAGAAATTATGATTCCATTGGTTGGACATGTCAATGAGTTAAAAGAAATGCGCCAATTAGTCATCAATGCAGCGCTAAACATTGAGGAAGAAACAGGACAGAAATTTGATTATCTCATTGGTACGATGATTGAAGTACCACGAGCAGCATTAACAGCTGACCAGATTGCCGAAGAGGCGGACTTTTTCTCGTTTGGAACGAATGATTTAACCCAAACGACTTTTGGCTACAGTCGAGATGATGCAGAAGGTAAGTTCCTTCAAGCTTATATTGAAAACAAAGTTCTTCCAGAAAATCCATTTGCTTCTCTTGATCAAGATGGAGTAGGAAAACTAGTTGAAACGGGCGTAAAGCTTGGTAGGGGAATAAAGCCAGGCTTAAAAACAGGGATTTGCGGAGAGCATGGAGGCGAAAAGAAGTCCATCCAATTCTGCCAAGATGTAGGCTTGGATTACGTAAGCTGTTCACCATACCGTGTACCTCTTGCACGCCTTGCAGCAGCTCAAGCAAATATTAAACATGAACAAAAACAGCGCGAACTGCAAATACAAATATAA
- a CDS encoding RNA-guided endonuclease TnpB family protein, whose amino-acid sequence MTKRNKAYKFRLYPTDQQTLLIRKTFGCVRFVYNKMLAERIETYETLKDDKEALKKVKHPTPSKYKKEFEWLKEVDSLALANAQLNLDKAYKAFFKGNAKFPKFKSKRHKQSYTTNVVNGNIEMLDGHIKLPKLKNIKLMQHREIPIENKIKSCTISMTSSGKYYISILTEYEKEIKNKEVKTVVGLDFAMDGLFVDSETGKKANYPRFYRQMLGKLATEQQKLSRKKKGSSNWNKQRIRVAKLQEKVANQRWNFLHHKSKELATNYDAVIVEDLDMRGMSQALKFGKSVADNGWGMFTAFLQYKLKDQGKHLVKIDKWFPSTKTCSSCGTVREIKLSERIYQCTCGLKMDRDYNSALNIKKEGIRLLAAA is encoded by the coding sequence ATGACTAAACGCAATAAAGCATATAAATTTCGTCTATACCCAACAGATCAACAAACCTTGCTCATCCGCAAAACCTTTGGTTGCGTCCGCTTTGTATACAATAAAATGTTAGCCGAACGAATAGAAACCTATGAAACACTGAAAGACGATAAGGAAGCACTAAAAAAAGTCAAACATCCAACACCTTCCAAATATAAGAAAGAGTTTGAGTGGTTAAAAGAAGTCGATTCTTTAGCACTGGCAAATGCACAACTCAATTTGGATAAGGCTTATAAGGCTTTTTTCAAGGGCAATGCTAAGTTTCCAAAATTCAAAAGCAAACGACACAAACAAAGCTACACTACGAATGTCGTAAATGGAAATATTGAAATGTTGGATGGTCATATCAAATTACCTAAACTGAAAAACATCAAGCTCATGCAACATAGAGAGATTCCTATTGAAAACAAAATCAAGTCATGCACGATTTCCATGACTTCATCGGGGAAATACTACATTTCGATTTTGACTGAATATGAAAAAGAAATAAAGAACAAAGAAGTTAAAACTGTCGTTGGATTAGATTTTGCGATGGATGGTCTATTTGTCGATAGCGAAACAGGTAAGAAAGCCAATTACCCACGTTTCTATCGTCAAATGCTTGGTAAATTAGCAACGGAACAACAAAAATTATCTCGGAAGAAGAAAGGCTCTTCGAATTGGAACAAACAACGCATTCGAGTAGCTAAACTACAAGAGAAAGTGGCGAACCAACGGTGGAACTTCCTCCATCATAAATCGAAAGAATTAGCTACCAACTATGATGCGGTCATTGTTGAGGACTTAGACATGAGAGGAATGTCACAAGCTCTCAAATTTGGTAAAAGTGTAGCTGACAATGGTTGGGGTATGTTCACAGCTTTCTTGCAGTACAAACTAAAAGACCAAGGAAAACATCTCGTCAAAATTGACAAATGGTTTCCTTCTACTAAAACTTGTTCGAGTTGCGGTACGGTACGAGAGATCAAACTATCTGAACGTATCTATCAATGCACTTGTGGACTAAAAATGGATAGAGATTATAATTCAGCACTGAACATCAAAAAAGAAGGAATACGCTTATTAGCGGCCGCCTAA